Sequence from the Paenibacillus tundrae genome:
GTAAGGAGCTAGGGAAGTTGTATGCGGACATCGCGCCGGCAACAGCTGAACCGGTTAAGGGCCAGATTGATCTGGATCCGGTTGATGTCGCAGAATCGCTGCCGGACATATCCAAGTTCCCGATTGCGGTAGAGAATACAACGAATGATTATGTTGAAATTTTCTCTTCCACGGAGAAGTCGGGCAGCGGGGTAGATGGCTGGTTAACCGAAGTAGCACAAGAATTCAACCAAGCAAATATCAGCGTTGACGGTAAACAAGTGTCGGTGAAGATTCGTAACATTGCCTCTGGAACAGCTACCGACTATATCAAGTCAGGCAAGTATGTGCCCGATGCCTTCACACCTTCCAATGAACTGTGGGGCGAGATGGTAGAGGCAAGCGGAGTGAAGACAGAGATGGTATCCGAACGACTTGTTGGTAACGTACCAGGGATCGTCATCTCCAAAGCGAAATATGATGCACTGGTTGATACGTATGGCTCTGTCAATGTGAAGACAGTCACTGAAGCGATTGCGAAAAACGAACTTGCGATGGGGTATACCGATCCATTTGCTAGCTCCACAGGACTGAACTTCCTCGTGACAGCACTGAACACGTATGACAGTTCGAATCCGCTTGGCGAGAAGGCGATCCAAGGCTTTGAGAAATTCCAGGCGAACGTACCGTTTACCGCGTCCACGACAATTCAGATGCGGGAAGCTGCCAAGTCAGGCCGTTTGGATGCTTTTGTACTTGAATACCAGACATTTGTGAATACCGCCGATCTGAAGAGTGGATATGTGTTCACACCATTTGGAGTAAGGCATGACAGCCCGCTATATGCTCTCGGTCAATTGCCGCAGAACAAGCAGGAGATTATCCACAAGTTTGCGGAATTCGTCACGCAAGATAAATACCAGAAATCAGCCGAGGAGTTCGGTTTTAACGGCCTCCCGGATTATAAATCAGAGGTAGCAGCGGTAGATGGCGGTACGCTGTTGTCCGCGCAGAAAGTATGGAAAGAGAAGAAAAATGGCAGCAAACCTATTGCCGCAGTGTTCGTTACCGATGTATCTGGAAGCATGGATGGAGAACCGCTTAACCGGCTTAAGGAGTCCTTGCACAAAGGGCAGAAGTATCTGGGTACGGACAACAGCATCGGCTTAGTATCCTACTCCAGTGGAGTTACCGTCAACTTACCTATTGCCAAGTATGATACGAACCAGCAATCGATGTTTGTAGGCACGGTGGATAGCTTGCAAGCAGGTGGAGGGACAGCGACCTTTGACGGGATCGTTGTGGCGATGAAGATGCTGGAGGATTACAAGGCCGCTAATCCCAATGTGAAGCCGTTGATTTTTGTCTTAAGTGATGGTGAGACCAATGAGGGGCATACGTTGCAGGATATTCGTGAGTTGGTCGAGACGTATCAGGTGCCGATTTACACCATTGGCTATAACGCAGACATCAAAGCATTGGAGAGCATCTCCAGCATTAACGAAGCGGCAAGCATTAATGCCGATACCGACGATGTCGTGTACAAGATTGGGAACCTGTTCAACGTACAAATGTAATATTTTAAGGGGGAACGTCAATGTCATTTTCCATGGAGATACCTAGTCAGAAGGAAATTCAGAAGGTGATTGAGGAAGAAGTGAAACCAGTGCCAGCGGAGGTTGCTGAGCTGCAACAAGTCGCGAATGCCAACGTAGAGATGATCATGACACTTGACCTTGAATCGTTGGAGAAACGCAAGGAGATTCTGCAATCCATTGAGGGCTTTGGCATGAACACGATGAGATCCTCTTCGGAGAAAAACGCGTTGCTTCAAGTCTCCGTTGGACATCTGTCCAAGACGGGAGACGAGGGCGGTCAGGTAGCCAAAGGCTTAACTGAGCTGCATATGCAACTGAAGGATCTCGACCCGAGCGTGGTCGACTTCGCCAAGACTGGCTTTCTGGGCAAGCTGTTCAATCCGCTGCGCGCGTATTTCTTGAAGTACCAGAAAGCAGATGCGGTCATTGCAGACATCGTGACCTCGCTGGACAAAGGTCGAGCAACTTTACGGAATGACAATACCACCTTAGAGATCGAGCAGCAGAATTTGCGCGAATTAACCAAGCGATTACAGAAAGAAATCCAGTTAGGTGTGCTGATGGACGAATCCATTGATGGACAGATCGAGGCGGCAAAAGTACGCAATGAAGATCCGGAGAAGGTTCGTTTTATTACAGAAGAAGTGTTGTTCCCGCTTCGGCAACGTGTGATGGATCTGCAGCAGATGCTGGTGGTTAACCAACAAGGGATCATGGCGATTGAAGTGGTCATCCGTAACAACAAGGAACTGATTCGCGGGGTCGATCGGGCGAAGAATGTAACCATATCGGCACTGAAAATTGCCGTAACCGTAGCAAGTGCGCTCTATAATCAGAAGATTGTATTGCAAAAAATCGAACTGCTGAACCAGACGACGAACGACCTCATCGCGGGCACATCCAAAATGCTCAAGGATCAGGGCATCGCCATTCAAAAGCAGGCGTATGACGCGAGCATTTCGGTCGATACGATGAAGCAAGCCTTTACGGATGTCTTGTCTGCACTCGATTCAATCAGTGTGTATAAGCAGGAAGCATTACCGCGAATGCGGGAGACTATTACGCAGTTCCGTGAACTTGCAGATACGGGAGAGCAGCAGATTCAGCGGCTGGAGAAAGGGCAGAAGCTGGGATTGTAATCTATATAACCCCGTGTTTCTTAGCTGCATAGAATGGCATAAACAATGATTGTAAGAACGGTTGACCCCGAATTATCCAGGGTCAACCGTTCTTTGTCGTTGCATGTAGAGTGCATATGGAATCAGCAGCACAAGGGCTGATAGGGCCGCGATTAAGGAGATGAATAGACTGGCTTGAGTGAACAGGAGTGCTCCCAGAGCCGCACCGATGACAAACGTAATCCAGGATAGTGCCAGAACAGCCCATTCGGATGCAGGCGCTTTGCCACGTACAGCCTTAGCGATGGCTTGTCCAATCCCGAACAAGGTTCCTGACACGAAGCCTTTCCCCACGTCGGCGTGGGCGACCATCTGGTGCATCGTATTCTGCATACCCATCGCCACTGCGAGTGGAAACAGAATGCTGTCGGTGTGGAACAATATGACCCAGGTGATCGCAATAACGAATAAGATAGATTCCGCACTTAAAATTAACGTCAAATGATATTGTCTGGATAATTCCGTTATCAATGTACCGATAAATGCACCCACAATGAATAACAGCACGACGATCCCTGTCGTTGCCCATACGGAGTAGTCACCTTTAAAGAGTGCAATGCCTAGCTTGGTACTATTACCGCT
This genomic interval carries:
- a CDS encoding toxic anion resistance protein, which encodes MSFSMEIPSQKEIQKVIEEEVKPVPAEVAELQQVANANVEMIMTLDLESLEKRKEILQSIEGFGMNTMRSSSEKNALLQVSVGHLSKTGDEGGQVAKGLTELHMQLKDLDPSVVDFAKTGFLGKLFNPLRAYFLKYQKADAVIADIVTSLDKGRATLRNDNTTLEIEQQNLRELTKRLQKEIQLGVLMDESIDGQIEAAKVRNEDPEKVRFITEEVLFPLRQRVMDLQQMLVVNQQGIMAIEVVIRNNKELIRGVDRAKNVTISALKIAVTVASALYNQKIVLQKIELLNQTTNDLIAGTSKMLKDQGIAIQKQAYDASISVDTMKQAFTDVLSALDSISVYKQEALPRMRETITQFRELADTGEQQIQRLEKGQKLGL
- a CDS encoding YoaK family protein, coding for MTLTPDSTNNHQGTTKRIGHTVERLEPGLSRLLLSLALVLIAGFIDAIGYLGLGKVYLSFMSGNSTKLGIALFKGDYSVWATTGIVVLLFIVGAFIGTLITELSRQYHLTLILSAESILFVIAITWVILFHTDSILFPLAVAMGMQNTMHQMVAHADVGKGFVSGTLFGIGQAIAKAVRGKAPASEWAVLALSWITFVIGAALGALLFTQASLFISLIAALSALVLLIPYALYMQRQRTVDPG
- a CDS encoding vWA domain-containing protein, coding for MAKKGKFFFISIVMLVLVFGLVYAGITLTSNFGKSSSQVSTENAGKELGKLYADIAPATAEPVKGQIDLDPVDVAESLPDISKFPIAVENTTNDYVEIFSSTEKSGSGVDGWLTEVAQEFNQANISVDGKQVSVKIRNIASGTATDYIKSGKYVPDAFTPSNELWGEMVEASGVKTEMVSERLVGNVPGIVISKAKYDALVDTYGSVNVKTVTEAIAKNELAMGYTDPFASSTGLNFLVTALNTYDSSNPLGEKAIQGFEKFQANVPFTASTTIQMREAAKSGRLDAFVLEYQTFVNTADLKSGYVFTPFGVRHDSPLYALGQLPQNKQEIIHKFAEFVTQDKYQKSAEEFGFNGLPDYKSEVAAVDGGTLLSAQKVWKEKKNGSKPIAAVFVTDVSGSMDGEPLNRLKESLHKGQKYLGTDNSIGLVSYSSGVTVNLPIAKYDTNQQSMFVGTVDSLQAGGGTATFDGIVVAMKMLEDYKAANPNVKPLIFVLSDGETNEGHTLQDIRELVETYQVPIYTIGYNADIKALESISSINEAASINADTDDVVYKIGNLFNVQM